One Halolamina litorea genomic window carries:
- a CDS encoding SHOCT domain-containing protein: MSDSRAGESDSVAQRFRENAVGIVSTLVTTVWLGAMFTGQDWWLAALLVGYVAIVPITAMLFGDDEDDLDEWVGENWGRERAEQSAGADDGDGDGDGETALEALRRRYAEGELTDEQFERKLERLLSTETLEDVEDRSRERSVERER; encoded by the coding sequence ATGAGCGATTCGCGTGCGGGCGAGAGCGACTCGGTAGCCCAGCGGTTCCGGGAGAACGCCGTCGGTATCGTGAGCACGCTCGTCACTACGGTCTGGCTCGGCGCCATGTTCACCGGGCAGGACTGGTGGCTGGCGGCGCTGCTCGTCGGCTACGTGGCGATCGTCCCGATCACGGCGATGCTGTTCGGCGACGACGAGGACGACCTCGACGAGTGGGTGGGCGAGAACTGGGGGCGTGAGCGCGCCGAGCAGTCGGCTGGCGCCGACGACGGCGACGGCGACGGCGACGGCGAGACCGCGCTGGAAGCGCTCCGCCGGCGCTACGCCGAGGGGGAGTTGACCGACGAGCAGTTCGAGCGCAAACTGGAGCGACTGCTCTCGACGGAGACGTTAGAGGACGTCGAGGACCGATCGAGGGAGCGGTCGGTCGAGCGCGAGCGGTAG